The genomic window AAGTTATTcacgtaaaatataagttgCGTATGTAATATGATGagggaattaaaaaaaatcgtttcgCTTTCAAGATGTACataagacaaaataatatttcatacgaGTAtcgttatagtatattaattaacagaCCGAATTTCCCGAACAAACTGCGTCCATGTTAACGGTTGCTCATGCtcacgttattatttttgttacgttcgtggttaaataatatttttagtgtagAATGTGTAGATACTTCCGACATATCCGCTTTccatatttgtatgtatttgtgCTGCCTTGCATTGcttctttatttattctattaccatttttttatgGATCCAGTTTGATTTCCTTTTCATTTTGGACCAACTCATTTATTCACTgctactaatttataataacaactttttttatgcGTAGGTATctgacaattatttaaaaaaataataacttgatttttcattaacttcTAGAATcacaaataaacttaaatgttttttaattattcattgctatttttatttatttgtatacctactttgtgaattttttaaaaataactttagcATATCGGAGCGttgagaatattatattaaatattttaatgagttattaaaactcatattaacttaatattatatttttcgtattcTTATTTTTCAGTGTAatcacaaatttattataatatactgtataatatgtaaatatatggcATTGGTAAAGCGTGTGATCTACCGGGTCGTCCACCGTGATCTacgattaatgtattaaatatagctattcaatttttttaattaaattacatttttatttttgttttgatagatacctatattgtgtattgtgtCAACTACCTAAAcctaagtacaaaaatataatttgatacttTTGAATTCATCTGCATTTCACGTCATATAGGTAATCTCGCATTGGCCGAGAGGAAGCAATGCGAAAGCAGTCCCCTCCCGGTCGTCGGTTTCaaactgcaaaaaaaaaaaggtaatctCGCATTAAAAGaactttaatctttttttgcTTTTCAAGCTTTACTAGGTATACTCATaacataccataatataattaaagaataGGTCATtggcattttttattatagatacgtTACTCATATTATCGAGATATCTcgattattgaattaaagtcGTTATCGAATGATATTTTCGGCGGTGACCTGCGATTTGTATTTACAGCGCGACAAGTTAGAATCGAATTGTTcaatgtacacataatataataataggttttttaaattcagtttttattttattaatcattactaACCTATCTATGAATCTATGTgactgtatatttataaaacatgtaaaagtaatttattaaaaattaaaatgtataaattaatttataacgcgTCGAATGTTTTCTATTAACCAGTAggcataataagtaataactaatagtttactgtagtaaaaataatttgtatttcttaCCAATTCAAtaggattatttaaaaatttggtttCTAGCGATTTTCATAACTAATTcgataatttcaattataagatattattactcGATTTTTCGTTCAAAACATTTCAACCATTTTGATCGAGTGATCTCTCGTTAATGGCAATAACTAATCATTCGATTAAGCCCATCACTacagttatattaatagtagatCACAAGCTTTACCAAAgtcaaatatatgtattcgaaaaataattaatagctacataaatataagtttgtgaaataatttatcattatttcagaaacaaaattgtacaaagtaatatataaataattgacataTAATGCtggtgtaattaattatatgcgCAACACAATTATGTCAGTTTaaacaattcataattattacatagaacattaatttcagtaaaattttgtaaaaatgagatatataatatagtatattatatataatgatataacacaaatcatatattacattatttacatgtaGTTATATTGATCGAATATTTATAACCATATgatacacaatttaattatatattcatatatgcAATTTTGGaaccatacataatataataagtacgcatcaaatttgatataaacaataattacattattgaatgggttttataattgaacacaattttcaattcattATCCGAATCTTTGGGActaaagattaataaaaaattgcataGTATATTGATCAAACAACGAAAAAATTGGTGCCTGAAAAGgcctttttaataatagaagaGATCACTTGTTGGAATTGTAACTTAGACCTTCTTTTCGGTCTTTTTGGGCAAGAGAACAGCCTGGATGTTGGGCAACACACCGCCTTGGGCGATTGTCACTCCGGACAACAATTTGTTCAATTCTTCGTCATTTCTGATGGCCAATTGCAAATGTCTGGGAATGATACGAGATTTCTTGTTGTCACGGGCAGCGTTACCGGCCAACTCCAAAACTTCAGCTGCCAAATATTCCATGACGGCGGCCAAGTATACCGGTGCCCCGGCTCCGACACGTTCGGCGTAGTTTCCTTTTCTCAACAGACGGTGAATACGACCGACCGGGAACTGGAGTCCGGCACGGGACGACCTGGTCTTGGATTTACCTCCTTTGGATTTGCCTGCTTTGCCTCTTCCGCTCATGATTGGAAATTCGTTTGACTGTTTTCGACTGCGTTTCAAAACTGAATGATGACAAACATAGGCTGGACGTTCATTATATAGCCGTGAACTAGACAACAATACTGCGATTGGACCAATTCGACCGTTATGACGACGCTACACAACATCGTTTGCTTTACAACTACTACTAAACggtgttgtttttaattgacaCAAATGATGATTTTGTTAGTGGAGAAACTAATATTCTTTACGATAACATAAACACTGATGAACTCAGTTTGTTCTGTTATACTTGATAAGCTGTCGACCAATGAACAAACGACGTATTGCCCTTGATTACTAATATATACCATCGCCTTACTGTGTATAGCATCATTCTGATATCGTCTGTTTAACGTTCAACTCGCAACGAAAACATATAGTAATCAAAAATGGCTCCAGGAGGAAAATCCGCTGGCAAAGCAATGAAGAAGTCCGGCAAGGCGCAAAAGAACATCACCAAATCCGACAAGAAGCGCAAGCCCAAGAGGAAAGAATCGTACGCCATCTACATCTACAAAGTGTTGAAACAAGTACATCCCGACACCGGAGTTTCTTCAAAGGCCATGAGCATCATGAACAGTTTCGTCAACGATCTGTTCGAACGTATCGCCTCTGAATCCAGTCGTCTTGCCCACTACAACAAGCGCTCGACCATCACAAGTCGGGAAATCCAAACCGCCGTCCGTCTCTTGTTGCCCGGTGAATTGGCCAAGCACGCCGTCAGTGAAGGTACAAAAGCCGTGACCAAATACACCAGTTCCAAATAATTCCTCCTCGCCTATCGgcttaacatttaaaacggCCCTTTTCAGGGCCACTACATACttcaatactaaattattaattaaaaagtcgTCGATGTccagtaaaataatgtttattattatagagcaaaataaaaatgtattaattttatttacgttCTGTGTCGCTAAAGATATAACACACATTTGGTTAAAATCTCAAATGTTTTTGAGTTTGTTCAGcatgtattgaaaattttattttcctagCTCCTTGTAATATATTGCTAAGTGCT from Aphis gossypii isolate Hap1 chromosome 1, ASM2018417v2, whole genome shotgun sequence includes these protein-coding regions:
- the LOC126548904 gene encoding histone H2A, yielding MSGRGKAGKSKGGKSKTRSSRAGLQFPVGRIHRLLRKGNYAERVGAGAPVYLAAVMEYLAAEVLELAGNAARDNKKSRIIPRHLQLAIRNDEELNKLLSGVTIAQGGVLPNIQAVLLPKKTEKKV
- the LOC126548906 gene encoding histone H2B-like — its product is MAPGGKSAGKAMKKSGKAQKNITKSDKKRKPKRKESYAIYIYKVLKQVHPDTGVSSKAMSIMNSFVNDLFERIASESSRLAHYNKRSTITSREIQTAVRLLLPGELAKHAVSEGTKAVTKYTSSK